The genomic region GCCGTTGACACGATCATGCCGCTCTGTGCAGGGGCCTCAATAGTTTCCGAAAAGTCAAAGGATAGAACATTTCCTTTTTTTGCTTTCTTAAAGGCAAAATATTAAAAAGAATGTTCAGTCATGAGTTCTTCCAGTCGTTGCAGGTCGTCCCAGGCGTCTTTTTTGCGGCTGGATTGGCGCAGATAAAAGGCGGGATGATAGCTGGCCACCACGGGAATGCCTCGCCAGGCGGCGCTGCGATTGCGCGCCGCGCCGATGGGACCGGTATGGCCCAGCAGGCTTTCGATGGCGAAGCGTCCCAGTGCGAAGAGAATGACCGGCTGAATGATCTCCAGTTGCCGGAAAAGAAAGCCCTGACAGAGGGCGACCTCTTCCGGTGCGGGATTGCGATTGGCCGGGGGGCGGCACTTGAGGACGTTGGCGATATAGATCTGACCGCGGTCGAGACCGATGGAGGCGAGCATGCGATCCAGCAGCTTTCCCGCCTGTCCGACGAAGGGTTCGCCCCGTTTGTCCTCTTCCGCTCCCGGCGCCTCGCCGACGAAGACCACCCGCGCGGTGGGATCACCCACGCCGAAGACGGTCTGAATACGGCTGGCGGAGAGGGCACAGCGTTGGCAGGGCAGCACCTCCTGACGAAGGCGATCGAGTTCCTGCACCTTTTCGGCATCGGAGAGGCGACGGGTGGTGGTCATAGTCGTTTGATTGGCCAGAACGGGTTGGGGGACGGAAATGGAGGCCGACGGTCTCGCCGTCGGGGCGTTTCGGACGGGGCCCGAAGGGGGAACCATGGCTACGGGGGCG from Magnetococcales bacterium harbors:
- a CDS encoding uracil-DNA glycosylase, with the translated sequence MVPPSGPVRNAPTARPSASISVPQPVLANQTTMTTTRRLSDAEKVQELDRLRQEVLPCQRCALSASRIQTVFGVGDPTARVVFVGEAPGAEEDKRGEPFVGQAGKLLDRMLASIGLDRGQIYIANVLKCRPPANRNPAPEEVALCQGFLFRQLEIIQPVILFALGRFAIESLLGHTGPIGAARNRSAAWRGIPVVASYHPAFYLRQSSRKKDAWDDLQRLEELMTEHSF